Genomic segment of Tomitella fengzijianii:
GTGAGCCGCGCCAGGCCCGCGCGGCGCGCGAACTGCGCGCCCAGGTCCAGCGCCGCGGAGCCCATGCCGCCTCCGCGGTGGTCCGGGTGCACCCAGAAGCCGACCTCCCCGCGGTCCTCGGCGAGGTTGAAGAGGACCAGACTTCCCGCGAACTCGTCCGTCTCCGGCCGGGCGATCGCGAGGACCGCCAGGTCGCCGCGTTCGAGTCCGGCGCGAACGTCGCCGTCGATCATGGTTCGCACGGAGGCCGGCGTGTAAGAGGGCTCGGGAAGGTGCCCGTACCGCTGAACGTCCGGGTCGGCCGTACCGGCCGCATAGGCGACGGCATCATCGTGACGCAGCCGTCGCAGGCGCGCGTGGCCGTTGTGCAAGGGAAGCAAGGAGGCATCGAGCATGGGGCTTAAGCTTACATAGTTCGTATAAGACGAGGGGGTGCCTATGAGCTACTGGGAGCACCGCAAGCCGGTGCGCAGGGCGCGGGCGGTCGACGTCGAGGCCGTCGCCCGCGCGTCGGCCGCGTTGATGGACGCCGGTGGACTCGGTGCGCTGACGGTCCGGGCGGTGGCGACCCGGCTCGGGGTCGCTCCCGCCAGCCTGTACTCGCGCGTGGAATCCGTCGACGATCTGTTCGACCTCGCTCTCGATCAGGCGTTGAGCGACGACGAGGACGTGCAGCAGGGGATGCGCGGGATGGGCATCCACGACCTCATGCTCGCCTTCCACGGGCATCTGCTTCGACACCCGTGGGCTTGTCAGGTCATCGGGTTCCGCGCGCCCCGTGGACCGGGCTACCTGCGCCTGTCCGAGCACATGTGCAGTCTGCTGACGGAATCGAACGTGCAGGATCCGCTCAGCGCCTCGTACACGCTGTCGAACTTCGTCATCGGATGTGCGACGACCGCATCCGTGTCCGACGACGAGCGATTCCGCCCGGTCGATCCGCGCGTCGCCCCGCTGTACGCCCGGTTGCATGCCGAGGATGCCGCCGACGCCCACCGCATCGTCGCCACCGGTCTGGCCGCGCTCCTGCAGTACCACTCGACCGTGCAGCCCGACCTCTAGAGTTCGCCGACGTGCCGGGGCAGCAGGTTCTCGGAAGCGCGACCCTCCTGCACGCGGGAGCATCGTGGTCACCCGAGCAGGAGGAGGACGGGATGCGTATCCGACGCTGTGGGCAAGCAATGCTGGTTGTCGCCGGACTGATCAACACGGTGCCGGCACTGGGAGCGCTGTCGGCGGACATGGCCTACGCGGCATACGGAATCGAGCCGGGCGGTTCGGGGACGGCAGTGTTGCTGCGCCATCGCGGCATGCTGTTCGGGGTCATCGGCATCGGGCTGGTGGCCGCGGCGTTCCGCCCGGACCTCCGCGCGGCGGCGGTGGGGGCGAATGCGATCAGCTTCGCGGGATTCCTCGCGCTGGTGCTGATGGAGGGGCCGGTGAACCCGGAGATCGCACGGGTGGCGGCGGTGGACACCGCCGCCCTGGGAGTGCTGGCGTGCGGCGCCGCCCTGCTGCGTTCGGACGAAGACGACGTGAGGCGATGACGGCCGTGGTGCTCACCGAGCCCGGCGCGACAGTCGTCGATGCCGCCGACTCACCGGCGGCGCACGCGACCATCGGATGGACGACCATGGACGCCGTGAGCACCTCTCCGCCCGTTCAACCCGCCCGCACGGTGTGGCTGTGGGCCGGTCATGCCGCCTACCTGGGGCCACCGTTCCAGCTGGGCGTGCACTCGACACCCTTGCACTGCTTCGCCCTCGGGGTCGACGGCCGGTTCAGCGTCGCGACCGCCGGCGATGGCGCACGCACGTGCCGCAGCGCGCTGATCCCGGCACGCACACCTCACCGGATCGCCCCCGGTGACGGGCGCATGCTGTTTTTCTACACGGACCCCCGATCGGTGCACGCCGACCGCCTCCGCGCCGCGATGCGCGACCGTTCCGGTGCCGTCGCAACGACGCATCGCGCTGAGGACCGGTTGCTTGACGCGCTGTCCGGGGACGTCGATCCGGGGCGACTGTGCCGGGTCCTGCTCGGCGGTGATGCGCCCGATACCGTCGACCACCGCGTCCGGCAGGCGATGAACAGGATCCTCGAAGAACCGGCGGCGGACCTGAGCGCTGCGCG
This window contains:
- a CDS encoding GNAT family N-acetyltransferase, giving the protein MLDASLLPLHNGHARLRRLRHDDAVAYAAGTADPDVQRYGHLPEPSYTPASVRTMIDGDVRAGLERGDLAVLAIARPETDEFAGSLVLFNLAEDRGEVGFWVHPDHRGGGMGSAALDLGAQFARRAGLARLTARTATGNAASRHVLTRAGFVETARAMGTAPSGHDLNLIHYERTT
- a CDS encoding TetR/AcrR family transcriptional regulator; this encodes MSYWEHRKPVRRARAVDVEAVARASAALMDAGGLGALTVRAVATRLGVAPASLYSRVESVDDLFDLALDQALSDDEDVQQGMRGMGIHDLMLAFHGHLLRHPWACQVIGFRAPRGPGYLRLSEHMCSLLTESNVQDPLSASYTLSNFVIGCATTASVSDDERFRPVDPRVAPLYARLHAEDAADAHRIVATGLAALLQYHSTVQPDL
- a CDS encoding phosphopantetheine adenylyltransferase, which translates into the protein MLVVAGLINTVPALGALSADMAYAAYGIEPGGSGTAVLLRHRGMLFGVIGIGLVAAAFRPDLRAAAVGANAISFAGFLALVLMEGPVNPEIARVAAVDTAALGVLACGAALLRSDEDDVRR
- a CDS encoding helix-turn-helix domain-containing protein, encoding MTAVVLTEPGATVVDAADSPAAHATIGWTTMDAVSTSPPVQPARTVWLWAGHAAYLGPPFQLGVHSTPLHCFALGVDGRFSVATAGDGARTCRSALIPARTPHRIAPGDGRMLFFYTDPRSVHADRLRAAMRDRSGAVATTHRAEDRLLDALSGDVDPGRLCRVLLGGDAPDTVDHRVRQAMNRILEEPAADLSAARLAADAGLSTSRFLHVFSAGAGTSLRRYRLWARLLAVAAAIEEGSDLTDAALGAGFASPSHFSDTFRAMFGLTASALLAHGTTIIPVDRRRVRDRPWT